In Phyllopteryx taeniolatus isolate TA_2022b chromosome 22, UOR_Ptae_1.2, whole genome shotgun sequence, one DNA window encodes the following:
- the acss3 gene encoding acyl-CoA synthetase short-chain family member 3, mitochondrial isoform X3: MPMVPQAMFAMLACARVGAPHSLIFGGFASKELSVRIDHAKPKMILTASFGIEPGRRVAYVPLLEKALELSSHRPSKVLVYCRDNMEKVSMSGNSSLDWDEEMAGARPHDCVPVSSEHPLYILYTSGTTGTPKGVVRDTGGCAVMLKWTMSNVYGLRPGEVWWAASDLGWVVGHSYICYAPLLHGNVSILYEGKPVGTPGPGAFFRVLSEHGAAGMFTAPTAVRAIRQQDPHARSGAAYPLPRLRSVFLAGERCDVETLEWAKRSFGAPVLDHWWQTETGSPITSTCVGLGDSLTPPAGQAGKPVPGYDVTVIDDRMRRVKPGTLGNIVVRLPLPPGAASSLWQNPALFKEMYFTKFPGYYDTMDAGFVDQENFLYIMSRSDDVINVAGHRVSAGALEESVLQHPAVADCAVVGLEDPLKGHVPLALCVLKNGVRQCHDEVARETVKLVRDTVGPVAAFRRVLFVRGLPKTRSGKIPRSSLGNLVNGKPYKITPTIEDPEVFKEIEKALKSANNSL; the protein is encoded by the exons ATGCCCATGGTGCCCCAGGCCATGTTCGCCATGTTGGCGTGCGCCCGCGTCGGCGCACCGCACAGCCTCATCTTTGGCGGCTTCGCCTCCAAAGAGCTTTCGGTGCGCATCGACCACGCCAAG CCCAAAATGATCCTGACCGCCTCGTTCGGGATCGAGCCGGGCCGCCGAGTGGCCTACGTGCCCCTGCTGGAGAAGGCCTTGGAGCTCAGCTCTCACAGGCCCTCCAAAGTACTCGTCTACTGCAGAGACAACATG GAGAAAGTGTCCATGAGCGGGAACTCGTCTCTGGACTGGGACGAGGAGATGGCGGGCGCCCGACCCCACGACTGCGTCCCCGTCTCCTCCGAGCACCCGCTCTACATCCTCTACACGTCGGGCACCACCGGAACCCCCAAG GGCGTGGTGAGGGACACCGGGGGGTGCGCTGTGATGCTGAAGTGGACCATGTCCAACGTATACGGACTGCGCCCCGGAGAA GTCTGGTGGGCGGCGTCGGACCTGGGCTGGGTGGTGGGCCACTCGTACATCTGCTACGCCCCCCTCCTCCACGGAAATGTCAGCATCCTCTACGAGGGCAAGCCCGTGGGCACCCCGGGCCCCGGCGCCTTCTTCCGCGTCCTCTCCGAGCACGGCGCCGCCGGCATGTTCACCGCGCCCACCGCCGTCCGGGCCATCCGCCAGCAGGACCCCCACGCCCGAAGCGGGGCGGCGTACCCCCTCCCCAG GCTACGCTCCGTCTTCCTGGCGGGAGAGCGCTGCGACGTGGAGACGCTGGAGTGGGCCAAGAGGAGCTTCGGGGCTCCCGTTCTGGATCACTGGTGGCAGACGG AGACGGGCTCGCCCATCACGTCCACGTGCGTCGGCCTGGGCGACTCACTGACGCCCCCCGCAGGCCAGGCCGGCAAACCCGTGCCGGGCTACGACG TGACGGTGATCGACGACCGCATGCGGCGGGTCAAGCCGGGAACTCTGGGAAATATCGTGGTGAG ATTACCTCTGCCGCCCGGCGCCGCGTCATCTCTGTGGCAGAACCCGGCTCTTTTCAAGGAGATGTACTTCACTAAATTCCCG GGCTACTACGACACCATGGACGCCGGCTTCGTGGACCAGGAGAACTTCCTGTACATCATGTCGCGCtcagatgatgtcatcaacgTGGCTGGACACAGGGTGTCGGCAGGAGCCTTGGAGGAG tcgGTTCTGCAGCACCCGGCGGTGGCCGACTGCGCCGTGGTGGGCTTGGAGGACCCTCTGAAGGGGCACGTGCCCCTCGCCTTGTGCGTCCTCAAAAACG GAGTGCGACAGTGCCATGACGAGGTGGCGCGCGAGACGGTGAAGCTGGTACGGGACACGGTGGGACCCGTGGCCGCCTTCCGGAGGGTTCTTTTCGTCCGCGGGCTTCCCAAGACGCGTTCCGGAAAAATTCCACGCTCCTCCTTGGGAAATCTGGTCAACGGGAAGCCATACAAG ATCACGCCCACCATCGAGGACCCCGAAGTGTTCAAGGAGATCGAGAAAGCTCTGAAGTCGGCCAACAATTCACTTTAG